From Methylocystis sp. ATCC 49242, one genomic window encodes:
- a CDS encoding phosphoribosyltransferase translates to MPFHDRLEAGRRLATKLAKFKGDDVVIFALPRGGVPVAAPVAQALHAPLDLALVRKIGVPFQPELAMGAVADGGEPIIVRNEDVIAMAGVSDAQFDEVRQREIGELDRRRRLYLGARVRPGVNGRVAIVIDDGVATGATTRAALRAVRARNPRKLVLAVPVAPTDTLDALRSDADEIICLESYRNFGAIGFFYTDFRQISDEEVIAGLDRFDTGSKKSADAGAPSQTT, encoded by the coding sequence ATGCCCTTCCATGACCGCTTAGAAGCAGGACGCCGTCTCGCGACAAAGCTCGCGAAATTCAAGGGAGACGATGTTGTCATCTTCGCCCTGCCGCGCGGGGGCGTTCCCGTGGCAGCCCCCGTCGCGCAGGCGCTCCATGCGCCGCTCGATCTTGCCCTCGTGCGCAAGATCGGCGTTCCATTCCAGCCGGAGCTCGCAATGGGCGCGGTTGCAGATGGCGGCGAGCCAATAATTGTTCGCAACGAGGACGTCATCGCCATGGCGGGGGTAAGCGACGCTCAGTTCGACGAGGTTCGTCAGCGCGAGATTGGCGAGCTCGACCGTCGCCGGCGTCTCTATCTCGGGGCGCGCGTAAGACCGGGGGTAAACGGTCGAGTGGCGATCGTCATTGACGACGGCGTCGCGACCGGCGCAACTACGCGCGCCGCACTGCGCGCCGTTCGAGCGCGGAACCCAAGAAAACTCGTGCTCGCCGTCCCCGTGGCGCCAACTGATACACTCGACGCGTTGCGATCCGATGCGGATGAAATCATCTGCCTCGAGTCCTATCGGAATTTCGGTGCGATCGGATTTTTTTACACTGATTTTCGTCAGATAAGCGACGAGGAGGTTATCGCCGGTCTCGACAGGTTCGATACCGGCAGCAAGAAGTCTGCCGACGCAGGCGCGCCGTCGCAAACCACATGA
- a CDS encoding AMP-binding protein, translated as MSDSENSESRAHPSPQSIDAIGEVVLQVVRDLVSELHPTMVDARLVRLDSDLDRDLALDSLSRAELLLRIDRKFRVQLPEQLIGEADSPNDLVRAILAAGPAMAGTPRISRLDLSGAEEVEEPIEAATLIDTLTTHAQNHGVREHVFLWGGARGPERLTYRDLYHEALAAAGGLIERRISPGDRVAIMLPTSRDFFVAFFAVLFVGAIPVPIYPPFRLSQIEDHLRRQAGILINAESVALITNAEIRVIGELLYGLVRPLQHIETIADLSKAPRLQAPLPAKAETLALIQYTSGSTGDPKGVVLSHGNLLANIRAMGTVLKASSADRVVSWLPLYHDMGLIGCWLGALYYGAPVMIMSPLAFLADPARWLWAISDHKATISAAPNFAFEFCLKSIEESRIVGIDLASLRAVMNGAEPVSPITINRFIDKFGPFGFRREMMAPVYGLAENSVGLAFPPLGRGPLIDRVDRQLLDRDGLARPAAVDVDDVAMLVACGQPLPHHEIRVVDDAGRELPERRVGRLQFRGPSATRGYFQNPEKTRALFDGDWLETGDRGYIAGGDVFVTGRIKDLIKRAGRNIYPQELEEAIGAIEGVRRGCVAVFPSLDPHAGTERLIIMAETRVADPVARESLRKTVFETSQTLLDLAPDEIVLAPPHSVPKTSSGKLRRSAARAMFEAGLWEPGRSSPRWQLFRVAAAGIGPRLRRGVSNIVTIAYGAFVWSVLILIASWVWPCVVLSPVQSFRHSALHTGARLFFRLSGIRLNTEYDSTLLPRNAIIVANHSSYLDAAVLAAVLPGEICFVAKEELAHQFFAGVFLRRLGAVFVRRLDPAEGVKDAKAALEAARAGACIVWFPEGTFSRMPGLLEFHVGAFITASELGLPVIPSTIRGTRSVLRSDSWLPRRGEIIVHIGRKIMPSGTDFAAGLHLRDLVRAEILKHCGEPDLAHERALPPT; from the coding sequence ATGAGCGACTCCGAGAATAGCGAAAGCCGGGCGCATCCGTCGCCTCAATCGATTGACGCAATCGGAGAAGTCGTGTTGCAGGTCGTGCGCGACCTCGTCTCTGAATTACATCCGACAATGGTGGATGCCCGCCTGGTGCGCTTGGATAGCGATCTTGATCGCGATCTGGCGCTGGACAGTCTCTCTCGTGCAGAACTGCTTTTACGGATAGACCGAAAATTCAGGGTGCAACTTCCAGAGCAATTGATTGGAGAGGCCGACAGCCCGAACGATCTCGTTCGAGCAATTTTGGCGGCCGGTCCGGCAATGGCGGGAACGCCCCGTATCTCTCGCCTGGATTTGTCGGGCGCCGAAGAAGTCGAAGAGCCAATCGAGGCCGCCACATTGATCGATACTTTGACAACTCATGCACAAAATCACGGCGTGCGTGAACATGTTTTCCTGTGGGGCGGCGCCAGGGGGCCGGAGCGATTGACCTATAGGGATCTGTATCATGAGGCGCTCGCTGCGGCCGGCGGTTTGATCGAGCGTAGGATAAGTCCCGGAGATCGCGTTGCCATCATGTTACCGACCAGTCGCGACTTCTTTGTCGCCTTTTTCGCCGTCCTTTTCGTCGGCGCCATTCCCGTGCCGATCTATCCGCCTTTCCGCCTGTCGCAAATCGAGGATCACCTGCGTCGGCAGGCCGGAATTCTAATCAACGCTGAAAGCGTCGCGCTAATTACAAACGCAGAGATTAGAGTCATCGGGGAGTTGTTGTATGGCTTGGTCCGCCCGCTCCAGCATATCGAGACGATCGCAGATCTTTCCAAGGCGCCGCGCTTACAGGCTCCGTTGCCGGCGAAAGCAGAAACACTCGCGCTCATTCAATATACTTCCGGGAGCACGGGTGATCCGAAGGGCGTCGTGCTTTCTCACGGAAATCTCCTTGCCAATATACGCGCCATGGGTACAGTGCTGAAGGCATCGTCCGCCGACAGAGTCGTGAGCTGGTTGCCGCTCTATCACGACATGGGCCTGATTGGATGCTGGCTAGGCGCGCTTTACTATGGCGCGCCAGTGATGATCATGTCGCCGCTCGCATTTCTCGCAGATCCTGCGAGATGGCTTTGGGCGATTAGTGACCACAAGGCGACAATTTCTGCGGCCCCAAATTTCGCCTTTGAATTCTGTCTCAAATCGATCGAGGAATCGCGGATTGTGGGAATCGATCTCGCCTCGCTGCGCGCGGTCATGAATGGAGCGGAGCCGGTCAGTCCAATCACTATCAATCGTTTCATCGACAAATTCGGCCCCTTTGGTTTTCGTCGGGAGATGATGGCGCCAGTGTACGGTCTGGCGGAGAATTCTGTGGGGCTTGCATTTCCGCCTCTTGGGCGCGGACCGTTGATCGACAGAGTCGATCGACAACTACTCGATCGCGATGGCTTGGCGCGCCCGGCGGCAGTGGATGTCGATGACGTCGCGATGCTCGTCGCCTGCGGACAGCCGCTTCCACATCACGAAATTCGTGTCGTCGACGATGCTGGACGGGAGCTTCCGGAACGGCGCGTGGGGCGGTTGCAATTCAGGGGACCATCAGCAACAAGAGGGTACTTTCAAAATCCGGAAAAGACGCGTGCGCTGTTCGACGGCGACTGGCTGGAGACGGGCGATCGGGGTTACATCGCCGGTGGGGATGTTTTTGTTACAGGAAGAATAAAGGATCTCATTAAACGCGCAGGGCGCAATATCTATCCGCAGGAATTGGAAGAGGCGATCGGCGCGATCGAAGGCGTAAGGCGAGGATGCGTCGCCGTGTTCCCGTCGCTCGATCCCCACGCAGGAACGGAACGATTGATCATTATGGCGGAGACGCGCGTCGCCGATCCGGTCGCGCGCGAGAGTCTACGTAAAACAGTATTCGAGACCTCTCAGACCCTGCTCGACCTCGCGCCCGACGAAATCGTGCTCGCGCCGCCGCATTCCGTGCCAAAGACGTCGAGCGGAAAGCTGAGGCGGTCCGCCGCGCGCGCGATGTTTGAAGCTGGCCTGTGGGAACCAGGGCGTTCCAGCCCACGTTGGCAACTTTTCCGTGTCGCCGCCGCCGGAATTGGCCCCCGTTTACGGCGCGGCGTTTCGAATATTGTCACGATTGCCTACGGAGCTTTTGTCTGGAGCGTGCTGATATTGATAGCCTCCTGGGTGTGGCCTTGTGTTGTATTATCACCCGTGCAGTCGTTCCGACACAGCGCGCTACACACAGGCGCGCGGCTGTTCTTCCGTCTGAGTGGAATTAGATTGAACACAGAATATGATTCCACGCTGCTGCCGAGGAATGCGATTATCGTCGCAAACCATTCGAGTTATTTAGATGCTGCGGTCTTGGCGGCGGTTCTTCCGGGCGAAATTTGCTTTGTAGCGAAAGAGGAACTCGCGCATCAATTTTTCGCCGGCGTCTTTCTCCGTCGTCTCGGTGCGGTATTTGTTCGCCGACTGGACCCCGCTGAGGGCGTGAAGGACGCGAAAGCCGCGCTCGAAGCCGCGCGCGCCGGCGCATGTATCGTATGGTTTCCGGAGGGAACCTTCTCGCGTATGCCGGGTTTGCTGGAATTTCATGTCGGCGCCTTCATCACCGCCTCCGAACTCGGGCTCCCTGTCATTCCGAGCACGATCCGCGGTACGCGCTCAGTCTTGCGATCCGATTCCTGGCTCCCGCGACGTGGGGAAATTATTGTTCATATCGGCAGGAAGATCATGCCATCGGGGACTGATTTCGCAGCGGGCTTACATCTTCGTGACCTCGTTCGCGCGGAAATCCTGAAACATTGTGGCGAGCCTGACCTAGCCCATGAACGCGCATTACCGCCGACCTGA
- a CDS encoding methyl-accepting chemotaxis protein → MRQALKAREEDIRGEFERQKTIESEKKAASEAEAQGYIDAHNFFMKSFCAALQELADGNLAVRLNQPYSKDYEQLRHCYNQTLDHLNNAFGKTISGVHNLTTSTEKISVAAESLSNRTCQQAASLEETAATLKQVTSTVGKTADGAQNARALVSEVRVDAESSSDVVRKAIDAMGRIEKSSEEIEQIIGVIDEIAFQTNLLALNAGVEAARAGEAGRGFAVVASEVRALAQRSAEAAKGIKGLIAASTLQVREGVQLVAQTGNALNRIVSQVSDANSAVAEIADGAKEQSTALLEINTAVAQMDQFTQQNAAMVEETTAATQRLQGDIAAIVSAVSVFTLQDDGKADAQKTRLQSVSQGTTPVRRSSVSYARQNSAATAAKMKSEPDEQDWAEF, encoded by the coding sequence ATGCGCCAGGCTCTGAAGGCTCGAGAAGAGGATATTCGAGGAGAGTTCGAAAGGCAGAAGACCATTGAAAGCGAGAAGAAAGCCGCGTCGGAGGCCGAGGCGCAGGGATATATTGACGCGCACAACTTCTTTATGAAATCATTTTGTGCGGCTCTTCAGGAATTGGCTGACGGCAATCTCGCGGTCAGACTGAACCAACCATATTCAAAAGACTATGAACAGCTTCGTCATTGTTACAATCAAACGCTTGACCATCTGAACAATGCATTCGGGAAAACGATATCGGGCGTGCACAATCTGACCACATCGACAGAGAAGATTTCCGTAGCGGCCGAATCTCTTTCCAATCGGACATGTCAGCAGGCGGCCAGTCTCGAAGAAACTGCAGCCACATTAAAGCAAGTCACGTCGACCGTAGGTAAGACTGCTGATGGGGCGCAAAATGCACGCGCCTTAGTGTCCGAGGTCCGCGTAGACGCGGAAAGCAGTAGTGACGTCGTGCGGAAGGCAATCGACGCCATGGGCCGTATTGAGAAATCGTCAGAGGAAATTGAGCAGATTATCGGGGTAATCGACGAAATTGCATTTCAAACAAACCTTCTTGCGCTGAATGCCGGCGTCGAGGCGGCGCGGGCCGGTGAGGCAGGAAGGGGTTTCGCCGTCGTCGCTTCCGAAGTCCGCGCGTTGGCGCAGCGTTCTGCGGAAGCAGCTAAAGGCATCAAGGGCCTGATCGCAGCCTCGACTTTGCAGGTGCGCGAAGGCGTGCAGCTTGTTGCTCAAACCGGAAACGCGCTGAATCGCATCGTGTCCCAGGTTTCAGACGCCAATTCAGCCGTTGCGGAGATCGCCGACGGAGCGAAAGAGCAATCGACTGCCTTACTGGAGATAAATACAGCGGTCGCCCAGATGGATCAGTTTACGCAGCAAAATGCGGCAATGGTCGAGGAAACGACAGCGGCGACGCAGCGCCTGCAAGGCGATATTGCGGCTATAGTAAGCGCTGTGTCGGTCTTTACTCTTCAAGACGATGGTAAGGCTGACGCTCAAAAGACGCGCTTGCAAAGCGTATCACAGGGGACGACGCCAGTTCGCCGTAGCTCCGTTTCGTATGCGCGGCAAAATAGCGCCGCTACAGCGGCAAAGATGAAAAGTGAGCCTGATGAGCAGGACTGGGCGGAGTTTTGA
- a CDS encoding chemotaxis protein CheW, producing the protein MRAATAQTQGSDPQEFIAFHVGSQTYCIDIMAVREIRGWTPATPLPHAPGYVRGVINLRGAVLPVIDLAARLALPIKEPTARHAVIVVQNESQVVGLLVEAVSNIMMVSPDAIQPTPEVASELSRSFIKGIVAAESEVISVLVIKNLLPETLAGIQ; encoded by the coding sequence ATGAGAGCTGCTACAGCACAAACGCAAGGAAGCGATCCTCAAGAGTTCATTGCCTTCCATGTTGGCAGTCAGACCTATTGCATAGATATCATGGCTGTGCGTGAGATTCGCGGGTGGACCCCAGCCACGCCTCTTCCGCATGCGCCCGGCTATGTCCGAGGCGTGATCAATTTGCGTGGCGCAGTTTTGCCCGTAATTGATCTGGCTGCCCGGTTGGCGCTTCCTATCAAGGAGCCGACAGCTCGACACGCAGTAATCGTCGTTCAAAACGAAAGCCAGGTTGTCGGATTGCTGGTGGAAGCCGTTTCGAACATAATGATGGTTTCTCCAGACGCGATCCAGCCCACGCCAGAGGTAGCTTCGGAGCTGTCGCGTTCCTTCATCAAAGGAATCGTCGCTGCGGAGAGCGAGGTTATCAGCGTTCTTGTAATCAAGAATCTTCTTCCTGAGACACTTGCGGGGATACAATAG
- a CDS encoding STAS domain-containing protein, with the protein MDGSNICSGDALVLPEALDLREAAPLAARLLSCRGEQLRIDASNVKKIGVLCIQVIVSAYLTWERDGVTLSLVEPSREFREAFATVGLDISKFTEKEITK; encoded by the coding sequence ATGGACGGGTCGAATATTTGCTCCGGTGATGCGCTGGTGCTGCCGGAAGCATTAGATCTACGTGAAGCGGCCCCTCTCGCCGCGCGGCTCCTTTCCTGCCGAGGCGAACAGCTAAGGATCGATGCATCGAACGTCAAGAAGATTGGCGTACTGTGCATCCAAGTGATCGTTTCGGCCTATTTGACGTGGGAGAGAGACGGGGTAACTCTTTCATTGGTCGAGCCGTCGAGGGAGTTTCGTGAAGCTTTCGCAACCGTAGGTCTGGACATCTCCAAATTCACTGAAAAGGAAATCACGAAATGA
- a CDS encoding response regulator, which yields MSKTILTVDDSRTMRQMLELALSDAGFIVVQAEDGVDGLEALERTKPDAIVTDINMPRLDGFGFIEGVRKHETCRVVPILVLTTESDNEKKERARRAGATGWIVKPFDPAKLVNAIRRVTA from the coding sequence ATGAGCAAGACAATATTGACTGTCGATGACTCGCGAACCATGCGCCAAATGCTCGAACTAGCGTTGAGTGATGCGGGTTTCATCGTCGTTCAGGCGGAAGACGGTGTTGATGGTCTTGAGGCTCTGGAGCGAACGAAGCCCGATGCGATCGTTACAGACATCAACATGCCCAGGTTGGATGGATTCGGATTCATTGAGGGTGTCAGGAAGCATGAAACCTGTCGCGTCGTTCCCATCCTAGTGCTTACTACAGAGAGTGATAACGAAAAGAAGGAACGCGCCCGGCGAGCTGGCGCAACTGGTTGGATCGTAAAGCCATTCGATCCTGCGAAGCTCGTAAACGCAATTCGACGCGTGACCGCTTAA
- a CDS encoding chemotaxis protein CheA, which produces MDHLAAIKQTFFQECEEQLSELESGLLKIEDGNHDSETVNAVFRAVHSIKGGAAAFGFDDLGEFVHVFESTLDLLRSDALKPTPGVTKVLLHSSDILSDLVRAVRDDISWDRQEVDTTKASLEQLCCDQSSDGEQASQRQDASESGLEFSPIAISLDSIFAPDGEATVDEDAHFRIYFRPKPSLYTRANEALLILREINALGSCVTECNSDELPFLAELDPEGAYLSWTIELSGRACESEVRQIFEFVESDCDFDVTVINPDNKAEGAMGKREDAAEVEKGTNFESFTVEVDEARAKEPGNSSIDEVVGESKQASPVHGSPPTQATIRVDLDKVDRLINLVGELVINQAVLSQRVSEAGLSRASSVAIGLEELEQLTRDIQDSVMAIRAQPVKPIFQRMSRTVREAAAITKKSVRLIVDGEGTEVDKTVIERLTDPLTHMVRNAVDHGIESPEARIAAGKPEEGTLRLSAMHRSGRIVIEVSDDGSGINRKRVREIAVAKGLIPENAALSEEEVDGLIFLPGFSTNTTASCISGRGVGMDVVKRAIQALGGRISISSREGYGSTFSMSLPLTLAVLDGMVVTVANQTLIIPLTAMVETLQPKIENVHSLGAGVRVIGNRNSFLPLIDVGFVLRYRCDEIDPTTQVALVVESESGEKCALLVDAIQGQRQVVIKSLEANYGRVHGIAAATILGDGRVALIVDVDAIVNRLRADTDIEAGLQAAE; this is translated from the coding sequence ATGGATCATCTAGCGGCAATCAAGCAGACCTTCTTTCAGGAGTGTGAAGAGCAGCTGTCAGAGTTGGAAAGCGGCCTTCTAAAAATTGAAGATGGGAACCACGATTCGGAGACGGTTAACGCTGTCTTTCGCGCCGTTCATTCGATAAAAGGTGGCGCTGCAGCGTTCGGCTTCGATGATCTGGGCGAGTTTGTTCATGTGTTCGAGTCGACGCTCGATTTGCTGCGGTCAGATGCGCTGAAGCCGACGCCAGGCGTTACGAAGGTGCTATTGCACTCATCCGATATTCTTTCGGATCTCGTGAGGGCTGTTCGAGACGACATCTCCTGGGATCGACAAGAAGTCGACACAACGAAGGCTAGCCTCGAACAACTTTGCTGCGACCAATCGAGTGACGGTGAACAAGCGTCTCAACGCCAAGATGCATCGGAATCTGGCTTAGAATTTAGTCCTATTGCAATTTCCCTTGATTCGATTTTTGCTCCCGACGGGGAAGCAACGGTAGATGAGGACGCGCACTTTCGCATCTATTTCAGGCCGAAGCCTTCATTGTACACAAGAGCTAATGAAGCGCTTTTGATCCTTCGAGAGATCAACGCGCTTGGTTCGTGCGTGACCGAGTGTAATTCGGACGAACTTCCATTCCTCGCCGAACTCGACCCGGAAGGAGCCTATTTATCGTGGACAATTGAGCTGAGTGGAAGGGCTTGCGAGAGCGAGGTTCGTCAAATATTCGAGTTTGTCGAGTCTGATTGTGACTTCGACGTAACGGTCATTAATCCGGACAATAAAGCCGAAGGCGCGATGGGGAAGCGTGAAGACGCGGCCGAAGTCGAAAAAGGCACGAACTTTGAAAGCTTTACAGTCGAGGTTGACGAGGCGAGAGCCAAGGAACCGGGGAACTCTTCAATAGATGAAGTTGTCGGTGAAAGTAAGCAAGCGTCTCCCGTGCATGGATCACCACCTACGCAGGCAACCATCCGGGTAGATCTCGACAAGGTTGATCGGCTGATAAATCTGGTTGGCGAGCTAGTAATCAATCAAGCGGTACTATCCCAACGGGTTTCAGAGGCCGGGTTGTCGCGGGCGTCGTCGGTCGCAATTGGGCTCGAAGAGCTGGAGCAGTTGACGCGCGATATACAGGATAGTGTGATGGCTATCCGAGCCCAACCTGTTAAGCCGATTTTTCAGCGTATGTCGCGAACAGTTCGAGAGGCTGCGGCGATCACGAAGAAGTCAGTTCGTTTGATCGTTGACGGCGAGGGCACCGAAGTCGACAAGACGGTCATCGAGCGACTTACCGATCCGCTGACCCATATGGTTCGGAATGCGGTAGATCACGGAATCGAGTCGCCAGAGGCGCGCATTGCCGCTGGAAAACCCGAGGAAGGGACCTTGCGACTCTCGGCTATGCATCGGTCTGGGCGGATTGTAATAGAGGTTTCGGACGATGGCTCCGGCATTAATCGTAAGCGCGTTCGAGAGATCGCGGTCGCAAAGGGTCTCATTCCGGAGAATGCGGCGTTATCGGAGGAGGAAGTCGACGGGCTCATCTTTTTGCCCGGCTTTTCGACGAATACAACGGCTTCGTGTATCTCGGGTCGAGGGGTCGGTATGGACGTCGTTAAGCGAGCCATCCAGGCTCTGGGAGGACGGATCTCAATTTCGTCCCGCGAAGGATATGGTTCGACCTTCTCGATGAGTTTGCCACTTACCTTGGCGGTTCTGGATGGGATGGTCGTAACCGTCGCAAATCAAACATTGATTATTCCACTAACGGCGATGGTTGAGACTCTTCAACCGAAAATCGAGAATGTGCATTCTCTTGGGGCGGGAGTGCGGGTCATTGGGAACCGAAATAGCTTCCTGCCGCTGATCGACGTCGGTTTCGTGCTTCGCTACCGATGCGACGAAATCGATCCGACAACGCAGGTTGCCTTGGTTGTTGAGTCCGAGAGTGGAGAGAAATGTGCATTGCTCGTGGATGCAATTCAGGGCCAACGACAAGTCGTCATCAAGAGTCTCGAAGCGAATTACGGTAGGGTACACGGGATCGCCGCAGCCACCATTCTTGGTGATGGGCGGGTGGCCTTGATCGTTGACGTTGACGCGATCGTAAATCGATTGCGCGCGGATACCGATATCGAGGCCGGCCTTCAGGCTGCTGAATGA
- a CDS encoding protein-glutamate O-methyltransferase CheR, with translation MTQFLQKNGESGWGPFPFTDEDFRKISKILHEDAGIYLSSAKATLVYSRLTKRLRALGLENFRDYCSLIASDGGVDERQKMIAALTTNVTRFFREPHHFEHLKTHVVARKAEHVRKGGRLRIWSAACSDGQEPYSIAMTILSVIPEAATLDVRVLATDIDQNMIAHGRAGVYGQDAMSAVPTEMRERWFSPVGGASVRMWEVSEKLASLVSFRELNLVGPWPMKGRFDAIFCRNVVIYFEEKTQQEIWRRFPPALTLDGRLYIGHSERIAGQAAERFVSDGFTTYRLREGAAR, from the coding sequence ATGACGCAATTTCTCCAGAAAAATGGCGAGTCGGGGTGGGGACCGTTTCCCTTCACCGACGAGGATTTTCGTAAAATCTCGAAAATCCTGCATGAGGACGCGGGCATATATCTTTCGAGCGCGAAGGCGACGTTGGTTTATTCGCGATTGACAAAACGCTTGCGTGCGCTCGGTCTGGAGAACTTCCGAGATTATTGCTCGCTTATCGCGAGCGACGGAGGGGTAGACGAACGACAAAAGATGATCGCTGCTTTGACGACAAATGTAACGCGGTTTTTTCGTGAGCCCCACCATTTCGAGCACCTGAAGACGCATGTGGTGGCGAGGAAGGCGGAGCATGTTCGCAAGGGCGGCCGTCTGCGGATATGGTCGGCGGCATGTTCGGATGGACAGGAGCCATATTCGATTGCAATGACGATATTGTCGGTGATCCCGGAGGCGGCGACGCTCGATGTTCGCGTGCTGGCGACGGATATCGATCAGAATATGATCGCGCATGGGCGCGCCGGCGTATATGGCCAGGATGCGATGAGCGCGGTGCCGACCGAAATGCGCGAGCGTTGGTTCTCCCCGGTCGGAGGCGCTTCGGTTCGCATGTGGGAGGTGAGCGAGAAACTTGCATCATTGGTTTCCTTCAGAGAACTCAATCTTGTCGGACCTTGGCCGATGAAAGGACGATTTGATGCCATATTTTGTAGGAATGTGGTTATTTATTTCGAGGAAAAGACTCAGCAGGAGATCTGGAGACGGTTTCCGCCGGCTCTGACGCTGGATGGTAGGCTATATATCGGGCATTCCGAGAGAATTGCTGGTCAGGCTGCAGAGAGATTTGTCAGCGACGGCTTTACTACCTATCGGTTGCGAGAAGGCGCCGCGCGATGA
- a CDS encoding chemotaxis response regulator protein-glutamate methylesterase has product MKKCNVLIVDDSRTMRALIASSLSSDPGIEVVGEAGDPFEAREAMKQLNPDVVTLDIEMPRMNGLDFLARIMALRPTPVIIISSLTEKGAEATIRALEIGAVDVIVKPSARNANSLKDLASRVKEAAGVRVSARAPGHPVTAHKAHADENFRSDGRIVAIGSSMGGVEALCTVLASFPENCPPTVITQHMPAQFTQSFASRLDRICRPQVREAFHGAPLQSGQVFVAPGGLAHLEIGGTNRLECRLREGDLVSGHRPSIDAMFASVARVAGDRAVGVILTGMGRDGAQGLLTMRSAGAETLGQDEATSLVYGMPRAAFEAGAVGVQLPLGEIGRHILKATNMRNAREVCR; this is encoded by the coding sequence ATGAAAAAATGCAATGTCTTGATCGTCGACGATTCCCGTACCATGCGTGCGCTTATTGCATCGTCACTTTCGTCGGATCCGGGGATCGAGGTTGTCGGCGAGGCTGGTGATCCATTCGAGGCGCGGGAAGCGATGAAGCAGCTCAATCCTGACGTCGTTACGCTCGATATCGAGATGCCGCGGATGAACGGACTTGATTTCCTCGCCCGGATTATGGCGCTTCGCCCGACGCCGGTGATCATTATCTCCAGCCTGACGGAGAAGGGCGCAGAGGCTACGATTAGGGCGTTGGAGATTGGCGCGGTTGACGTGATCGTCAAGCCGTCTGCACGTAACGCCAACTCGCTAAAGGATCTTGCGTCGCGCGTGAAGGAGGCCGCCGGGGTCAGGGTATCCGCTCGTGCACCGGGGCATCCTGTGACAGCGCACAAAGCGCATGCTGACGAAAACTTCCGTTCGGATGGCCGGATCGTCGCGATCGGGTCTTCTATGGGCGGCGTTGAAGCATTGTGCACGGTGTTGGCGTCGTTTCCGGAGAATTGTCCGCCTACTGTGATTACGCAGCATATGCCGGCACAGTTTACCCAGAGCTTCGCATCGCGGCTCGATCGTATTTGCAGGCCGCAAGTGAGGGAAGCGTTTCATGGCGCCCCTCTCCAGTCGGGGCAGGTATTTGTGGCGCCCGGCGGGTTGGCGCATCTGGAGATCGGCGGGACAAACAGGCTTGAATGCCGCCTTCGCGAGGGCGACCTGGTAAGCGGCCATAGACCTTCGATCGACGCCATGTTCGCTTCGGTTGCGCGTGTGGCGGGAGACCGTGCCGTTGGGGTCATTCTCACCGGCATGGGGCGCGATGGCGCACAGGGACTGTTGACAATGCGTTCGGCCGGGGCGGAAACGCTCGGACAGGACGAAGCGACTTCGCTGGTTTACGGGATGCCGCGAGCCGCGTTCGAAGCGGGCGCGGTCGGAGTGCAACTGCCGCTTGGTGAGATTGGCAGGCACATTCTGAAGGCCACAAATATGCGTAATGCGAGGGAAGTATGTCGATAG
- a CDS encoding response regulator: MSIANQLRVLVVDDTSTSRMLIRDGLEQIGLRNIFLAHDGEKALEFMLSTPAHLIISDVNMPKLDGLGLLKAVREYTPTRRVPFIMLTGRADTAVLEAAKKLGVNNYLMKPFTTATLKTAIEAIVGRL, encoded by the coding sequence ATGTCGATAGCAAACCAACTCAGAGTGCTTGTGGTCGACGACACCAGCACCAGTCGTATGTTGATCCGTGATGGCCTAGAGCAAATCGGTCTGAGGAACATCTTTCTTGCGCATGACGGCGAGAAGGCGTTGGAGTTCATGTTGAGCACGCCTGCACATTTGATCATCTCCGACGTCAATATGCCGAAGCTCGATGGTCTGGGTCTTCTGAAGGCGGTTCGTGAATATACGCCGACGCGGCGTGTTCCTTTCATAATGCTCACCGGGCGAGCGGACACGGCAGTGCTTGAGGCGGCGAAAAAACTGGGCGTCAACAATTACCTGATGAAGCCGTTCACGACTGCAACGCTGAAGACCGCAATCGAAGCAATTGTTGGAAGGTTGTGA